In one window of Candidatus Scalindua sp. DNA:
- the uvrB gene encoding excinuclease ABC subunit UvrB gives MSIFRLVSEFEPQGDQPEAIRTLTRNFKAGKKQQTLLGVTGSGKTFTMANVIASLGKPTLVMSHNKTLAAQLYSEFKDFFPENSVGYFVSYYDYYQPEAYIPQRDIYIEKEATINQEIDRLRLAATSALMTRKDVILVASVSCIYGLGSPEEYSEMYVHLKRGEEIERNVLLTKFVDILYERNDLKFERGVFRVQGDVIEVFPAYEEFAYRIELFGDEIDKLSIIDPLTGDRLHELEEISIYPAKHFVMPEGKVEKVVESIEIELNAWLKELRSQNKDFEAQRLEAKTRYDMEMLSEIGYCHGIENYSRHISGRAPGERPYTLLDYLPDDFFLIIDESHVAIPQIRGMYHGDRSRKETLVKYGFRLPSALDNRPLRFDEWERMVNQVLYVSATPSEYEIAECNGEVVEQIIRPTGLLDPIVRVLPAKTQVKDLLKQIKKRVNRKERVLVTTLTKRLAEDLYEYISEEGYSGMYLHSELNAIERVEILRDLRLGKFDVVIGVNLLREGLDLPEVSLAAILDADKEGFLRSVTSLIQTIGRTARNVNAEVILYGDQVTRSMQKAIEETERRRTIQMKHNQQNNIKPQTIRKAVRKSIGEEIASRKIVREMVKEEETVYITQEYIRELEEEMLNAARELHFEKAAEIRDRITLLQSEAGGLHAGKI, from the coding sequence AGGAAAACCGACACTTGTTATGTCACACAACAAGACTCTTGCTGCTCAACTGTACAGTGAATTTAAAGATTTCTTCCCTGAAAATTCTGTTGGTTATTTTGTAAGTTACTATGATTATTACCAGCCTGAGGCATATATTCCCCAAAGGGATATTTATATTGAAAAAGAGGCAACAATAAATCAGGAAATCGATCGTCTCCGCCTGGCTGCAACAAGTGCTCTTATGACTCGAAAAGACGTGATACTTGTGGCAAGTGTATCGTGTATCTATGGTTTAGGATCTCCTGAAGAATACAGTGAAATGTACGTACACTTAAAGAGAGGAGAGGAGATAGAACGAAATGTACTCTTAACCAAATTTGTAGACATTCTTTATGAAAGAAATGATTTAAAATTTGAACGAGGGGTATTTCGTGTTCAGGGTGATGTCATTGAGGTGTTTCCTGCCTATGAGGAATTTGCGTATCGTATTGAGTTGTTTGGAGACGAGATAGATAAACTTTCCATTATTGATCCATTGACAGGTGACAGGCTGCATGAGTTGGAAGAGATTTCGATTTACCCGGCCAAACACTTTGTGATGCCTGAGGGAAAAGTTGAAAAAGTTGTAGAGTCAATTGAGATTGAGTTGAATGCGTGGCTGAAGGAACTTCGTTCGCAAAATAAGGATTTTGAGGCGCAGCGTCTTGAAGCAAAAACCCGTTATGATATGGAAATGCTTTCTGAGATAGGGTACTGTCACGGAATCGAAAACTATTCTCGACACATAAGTGGACGCGCCCCCGGAGAACGTCCTTATACCCTGTTAGATTATCTACCAGACGATTTTTTTCTCATAATAGATGAATCTCACGTTGCTATACCACAGATTCGCGGAATGTACCATGGTGATCGGTCACGTAAGGAAACACTTGTCAAGTATGGGTTTAGACTCCCTTCAGCATTGGATAACAGGCCTTTACGTTTTGACGAATGGGAAAGAATGGTTAATCAGGTCCTCTATGTATCTGCAACACCTTCAGAGTATGAAATAGCTGAATGTAACGGTGAAGTTGTTGAACAAATTATAAGACCCACCGGCCTTTTGGATCCTATTGTCAGAGTATTACCTGCAAAAACACAGGTCAAAGATCTCCTCAAACAGATTAAAAAGAGGGTAAACAGAAAAGAACGAGTTCTCGTTACGACTTTAACTAAACGGCTGGCAGAAGATTTATATGAATATATAAGCGAAGAGGGGTACAGTGGAATGTACCTCCATTCAGAACTCAATGCAATTGAACGTGTCGAGATACTGAGAGATCTGCGGCTAGGCAAGTTTGACGTTGTAATCGGGGTAAACCTCCTGCGGGAAGGGTTGGATCTGCCGGAGGTTTCATTGGCGGCAATCCTTGATGCGGATAAAGAAGGGTTTCTTCGTTCTGTAACATCGCTTATTCAGACTATTGGAAGAACGGCCAGAAACGTAAATGCAGAGGTTATCCTGTATGGAGATCAGGTTACCCGGTCCATGCAGAAGGCGATAGAGGAAACGGAGAGAAGGCGTACGATCCAGATGAAACATAATCAACAAAACAACATCAAACCGCAGACTATCCGTAAAGCTGTAAGAAAAAGCATTGGTGAAGAAATTGCCTCCAGAAAAATAGTAAGGGAGATGGTAAAAGAAGAAGAGACTGTGTATATAACACAAGAATATATAAGAGAACTTGAGGAAGAGATGCTCAATGCCGCACGTGAATTACATTTCGAGAAAGCAGCAGAAATAAGAGACAGAATTACCCTGTTGCAGAGCGAAGCGGGAGGATTACATGCAGGTAAAATTTGA